A stretch of DNA from Pongo abelii isolate AG06213 chromosome 17, NHGRI_mPonAbe1-v2.0_pri, whole genome shotgun sequence:
tgcttcctgcgggctggggggctggcttgatctccccgtttccggggtcagcggctcctgcagacttctcttccctcctggaagcatcataaggcgtcttggccacagagttgaaacagatcatctttgtctgtcggccgctgggtttgttttcaagtgcagatcggattttcgtggtcactactcgcagccgctgctctcgggcgtcgcgaagccgcaggtacagctcccgccaagactcgtgctcctgcggcttttctcccttgaagtcctggagacaatgaatcctccataattcatctgtctctcgagcgagtgcgtggttgtctttctctgtgcgatacagctgatcaggcgtccacccttccggaacgggttcaagaaccgagtaggcgacccctcccacgtcgccgagggcgtccggattgtttctaagcaccgggaggcactgctggcgcagcgtcagcacctggagctggcaggcaggcctggagcccgagtacacctgcagcctagcattcactctgcgtccagggaaagcggcttcctcctggaacgttggcgcggagagtgcttctggctctgcctgggaggtcatggcctcaaaagcggacagcagatcgtagttggcctgcatccaggccgctgaggggtcccagagctctgcgaagagaaggctgggcaccgttttcggcccggcggaatcagcgccggccgcctgcagcctctctgactggctttcctggacaggaggcgatttgtgagccgaagcccagcgggacgatttgcgccccttgctgtggctcgccaccgcttccccctgaggttggccctggcagcccggacccggcagaggcccgccctgagcggcgtgagcgtggcctcttccgggttgcttcccgggcacagcgggctcagggccctcgggtgtcgggaggggagcggtgcgcgttggagggtcccgacgggggccggaatcagctggggccattctggggcgctttctctcggctctgggctcgcgactgggagacctcgggtgaggtctctgttgtcccggaggtgttctgcgtgctgtccgtccgtgctgagggctgtgagatgggctcctgggggccgtcgcgttttctgggaagccccaggccttttcctggtcctggagagcctccccgaggcgctgtcgggaagcgctgtcctcagcgtcctgtgggtcaggcccggtgtttcggtccacaagcaccagcttcttccaccgggccgctaagtctctggcaaagtcgcccacgtgctggtgcttccgcaggcgcttcaccgtctttctgattccagtctccgccaggatgtctgccgtcatgggcagggcggagagtttctgcaaatatttctccagctttttggggttcgtcttcgtggccagacgcacctgcagcttctgcactgcgcgcagcgtagtggagcctgccgccatctcagcagagctgtgcaggcgtcgctgtcctcgcgttcgcggctctgtcctcggggcggcgggacacgaagtctggggtggccggtcctcgctgcccggtcgccaggcagcgacctcgggatgtggagtcacagcctggagcgagctcggtcctcggagcagtgggccactggttccggggcgctggtcctcgcggaccgcaggcctcggggcgtggagtccccacaacctggagcgagctgggtcctcggagcagcgggccacttggtctggaacgccggtccttgcagacagctgagcaggcccgcttctgtccctcgggatgtggagccgcagcctggagtgacctctgcgctgcgccgtccgaggcggaatgcagctgggctgccagagcccggccttatatagccagccccgggcccacccaggactcaagccctgacccccttgggccttgggcagccccgccccaatacgaattcattccgtcagcccaacgcagccaatcgggacggtccacgccaggtggactgctgtgcccggcaggttcattaggttaattgcagcctggacacaccccactgagttctaccgttggccctccttgttcccagcccccgcatctgtggattcccaaagacacagacagaatccccttgggagtaaaagcgaaaataacaacaccgcaagacaaaatcgtaggaaggagaaccaacagaggaggacaactctttacctgggattgccgtcgtgtgaggggacttggaaacattcgtagaaaagtgggattaagggagaaaaatgaaaaaggtgtattttacttctcgaccccgtctccatcaacttcgagacccttctggaagcagtgtctcctccccgccgtccagcccatccctaaagccccccagggtcctgggaatgtaactgtttccatgcaatctttcttccgttgttaactgaagaaaactgggtgccctttacaggttttctaagacaaggaaacgaaaagaagtcagcaggcgccaaatcaggacggtaaggtggacgcctcgtgatttcccatggcaagtcttgcccagctgccctcgttggaagaaaggcatgagcaggaacgttgtcgtggtggagaagaactctctggtggggaccttctccgctccagctttggctaactctctgaaaaggctctgccagtgagcagatgtgatcagggtttggccctccagaaagccaacgaggagaatccctctggcatccccccccaaacggtggccatgacctccgctcttgactgctcctctgtggcttcggctggagcactgccacctcttgctagccacggcttcgtgcttggtcttcaggatcctgccgggtagagccaggtttcatctcctgctgccaatcttggaagaaatgcttcaggatcttgctcccaccggttgtttaaaatctcctcggaaaggcttgctctggcctgcagctgatatcggcgccacggtttgggcagccgagttccactctcacctttcagtccgaatggggaaaacacaaccatttgaagtatgaggattcgggtgttaagccttttctgagaattaccctccgtgttgtgtagagaaataggtaaatttgctgtgtttccagacttccggctacctcacgaagaggatcctagtgcaatactggccatgcttccggagctcccagaatgaggattgttttgtaaataggtgggaagagaattgagctgtcctgggtcagtgtagcaatgttacagcaggatccttaggttgatgctgaattctattctggggcaggtttatgtgttgtgtgggggttgtttcctttctgtcttttggagcgggtgtgtcgcagtgggagcagggatctgctgaggtctgtctcgttctccagtaatgaatgagtttaatgggtgcagccgctgttttcagtagcacgccagtgggggcatcgatgagctatgaggagctagagcttgctcggattgcttccttgtgtttgtgttttgagttgtgtttgcttgtttcgtgcttgttctccatttcggcaggggaaacgattttccaggaaggaaggttgttgccagtggaaaacaatttggttccgagggact
This window harbors:
- the LOC129051584 gene encoding elongin-A3-like, which gives rise to MAAGSTTLRAVQKLQVRLATKTNPKKLEKYLQKLSALPMTADILAETGIRKTVKRLRKHQHVGDFARDLAARWKKLVLVDRNTGPDPQDAEDSASRQRLGEALQDQEKAWGFPENATAPRSPSHSPQHGRTARRTPPGQQRPHPRSPSREPRAERKRPRMAPADSGPRRDPPTRTAPLPTPEGPEPAVPGKQPGRGHAHAAQGGPLPGPGCQGQPQGEAVASHSKGRKSSRWASAHKSPPVQESQSERLQAAGADSAGPKTVPSLLFAELWDPSAAWMQANYDLLSAFEAMTSQAEPEALSAPTFQEEAAFPGRRVNARLQVYSGSRPACQLQVLTLRQQCLPVLRNNPDALGDVGGVAYSVLEPVPEGWTPDQLYRTEKDNHALARETDELWRIHCLQDFKGEKPQEHESWRELYLRLRDAREQRLRVVTTKIRSALENKPSGRQTKMICFNSVAKTPYDASRREEKSAGAADPGNGEIKPAPQPAGSSQPASGLGDGGGGGGGGGGSSNEHAAPAAKTRKQAAKKVAPLMAKAVRDYKRRFSRR